From a single Candidatus Woesearchaeota archaeon genomic region:
- a CDS encoding two pore domain potassium channel family protein, whose product MEKKSFNFVGFVDKITFKKVFLYWLSYMFVFGIVFFLLSLTQDNGILYKQERLIPSINGFITAQYFSFITSASASQGYGDIMPVGISRILAVIEAVSGLIIFGLLISKLVSIKQKVILDEVYDISFDEKINRLRSGLYLFRAEAGKLIDKINSGNASKQEIKDLWLTTTTFDTNLYDLFNIICPNRKNKEFVKKVDELKLELILRSIESSLNKLLELVVTLNIKGISWKSEMTSENVNSIINMIGQIEGHYKKESVSKKILNMLEDIEKIRSEVKYQVEEYSRIEEKAIKEEIKDDMKAETKSEENKQKEEIIVTVN is encoded by the coding sequence ATGGAAAAAAAAAGTTTTAACTTTGTTGGATTTGTCGATAAGATTACTTTCAAGAAGGTTTTCTTATATTGGCTCTCATACATGTTTGTCTTTGGCATTGTTTTCTTTTTATTATCTCTTACCCAAGATAATGGCATTTTGTACAAACAAGAAAGACTGATTCCATCCATTAATGGCTTTATCACAGCACAATATTTTAGCTTCATAACATCGGCATCTGCTTCGCAGGGTTATGGCGACATCATGCCTGTCGGCATATCAAGGATTCTTGCAGTGATTGAAGCTGTTTCTGGCCTGATAATTTTTGGCTTATTGATCTCAAAGCTGGTTTCAATAAAGCAGAAAGTAATCCTTGATGAAGTGTACGACATTTCATTTGATGAAAAAATAAACAGATTGAGAAGCGGCCTGTATCTGTTCAGGGCAGAAGCCGGAAAACTTATTGATAAGATCAACTCAGGCAATGCATCAAAGCAGGAAATAAAGGATTTATGGCTGACGACAACAACATTTGACACTAATTTGTACGATCTCTTTAATATCATATGCCCAAACAGGAAGAACAAAGAATTTGTCAAAAAGGTTGATGAATTAAAGCTGGAGCTTATATTGAGGAGCATAGAAAGCTCCCTGAATAAATTGCTGGAATTGGTTGTTACATTGAACATAAAAGGCATCAGCTGGAAAAGCGAGATGACATCAGAGAATGTGAATTCAATAATAAACATGATCGGCCAGATAGAAGGTCATTACAAAAAAGAAAGCGTCAGCAAAAAGATCCTCAATATGCTTGAAGATATTGAAAAAATAAGGAGCGAGGTCAAGTACCAGGTTGAAGAGTACAGCAGAATTGAGGAAAAAGCGATAAAAGAAGAGATAAAGGATGATATGAAAGCAGAAACTAAAAGCGAAGAAAACAAACAAAAAGAGGAAATAATTGTTACGGTTAATTAA
- a CDS encoding aminopeptidase P family protein, with translation MRLKEFQKILKSKKIDAAIIMNYRSKDPNLLYFTQFETDFSILVAAKNLVKSVVAAMELERAKKSSIIKNIIKIEKKDRKERLFDFIKGLLKRQNVRRMGINKNVVSLNEYKEIRKSFKNIKFADISKILNGLRQIKTEKEIGIIKKACRISDGILKKCFRDFSRFKTEKDAADFLENEAKKNNCGLAFPTIVASGKNSSMPHHKTSNAKLKKGFCIIDFGVKYKNYCTDTTRTIYIGKPNEKEAEIYGLLLNLQRETIKELRANKNYKIAEENVRKKLKEYNKNFIHGLGHSFGINIHEYFDNKLKENFTITVEPGIYFKGKFGIRIEDSVLIKEKSAELLTKIPKDLITVEK, from the coding sequence ATGAGGCTGAAGGAGTTCCAAAAAATCCTGAAGAGCAAGAAGATTGATGCAGCTATTATCATGAATTACAGGTCAAAGGACCCTAATCTGCTGTATTTCACCCAGTTTGAAACTGATTTCAGCATTTTGGTGGCTGCAAAAAATCTTGTAAAGTCTGTTGTTGCGGCAATGGAGCTTGAAAGGGCAAAGAAATCTTCTATAATAAAAAACATAATTAAGATTGAGAAAAAAGACAGGAAAGAAAGGTTATTTGATTTTATTAAAGGCCTGCTGAAGAGGCAAAATGTCAGGAGAATGGGAATAAACAAGAATGTTGTTTCTTTAAATGAATATAAGGAGATAAGAAAATCATTTAAAAATATAAAATTTGCGGATATTTCAAAAATATTGAACGGATTAAGGCAGATAAAGACTGAAAAAGAGATCGGAATAATAAAAAAGGCATGCCGTATATCAGACGGAATTCTTAAAAAATGCTTCAGGGATTTCAGCAGATTTAAAACAGAAAAAGATGCTGCTGATTTTCTTGAAAATGAGGCTAAAAAGAATAACTGCGGCCTGGCATTTCCGACAATAGTTGCCTCTGGAAAGAATTCATCGATGCCGCACCACAAAACGAGCAACGCAAAGCTGAAAAAGGGATTCTGCATAATTGACTTCGGCGTAAAATACAAAAATTACTGCACTGACACAACCAGGACAATTTATATCGGAAAGCCAAATGAAAAAGAAGCTGAGATTTATGGTTTGCTGCTTAATTTGCAGAGAGAAACAATTAAAGAGCTGAGAGCGAATAAAAACTACAAAATTGCGGAAGAGAATGTCAGAAAAAAATTAAAAGAATACAATAAAAACTTTATACATGGCCTGGGCCACAGCTTTGGCATCAACATTCACGAATATTTTGACAATAAATTAAAGGAGAATTTTACAATAACTGTTGAGCCAGGCATTTATTTTAAGGGAAAATTCGGGATAAGGATTGAAGACAGCGTTTTGATCAAGGAGAAAAGCGCAGAGCTTCTCACAAAAATACCAAAAGATTTAATAACAGTTGAAAAGTGA
- a CDS encoding insulinase family protein — protein sequence METFILKNGVRVVFCRRKTESLAIEVGIKVGSDNENAGNNGISHFLEHMLFEGTKKRTTLQIANEIESLGGELNAATTNERTFVYTKLPKKHFEVALDVLSDIILSPIFDEKAIEKERKVILSEINSVNDEPRFYQWILFQKELFKGGPAALPTYGAVDIVKKIKRKDLVDYYKKHYVGSNTVISIVGDLENVKEKAEEYFGLIEKGVPGRKIEIKNKNKSSSITETKHISHSYVVLGYKTVDRKSRESYVFDIIRAVLGRGQSGKLFDEIRTKRGLAYEVGVLNDNGIDHGFFSVYFNCGKENIDKIISIAVGEFKKLQNLELKELNEAKTFLEGEFIVENEDSRHYADFLNFEKFADAPEDYIGEIRKVTLADVKNAARKYLTKDYVLAVVKQKYSKEHK from the coding sequence ATGGAAACTTTCATTCTAAAAAATGGCGTAAGGGTTGTTTTCTGCAGAAGAAAAACTGAGTCTTTGGCTATCGAAGTCGGCATTAAAGTCGGCAGCGACAATGAAAATGCAGGCAACAACGGCATATCCCATTTTCTTGAGCACATGCTTTTTGAAGGCACAAAAAAAAGGACAACCCTGCAGATTGCAAATGAAATAGAAAGCCTTGGAGGCGAGCTGAATGCGGCAACAACGAATGAAAGGACATTTGTTTACACAAAGCTGCCAAAAAAGCACTTTGAAGTTGCTCTGGATGTTTTGTCAGACATTATTTTAAGCCCGATATTCGATGAAAAAGCCATTGAAAAGGAAAGAAAGGTGATTCTCAGCGAAATCAATTCGGTGAATGACGAGCCTCGTTTTTACCAGTGGATTTTGTTCCAGAAAGAATTATTTAAGGGAGGCCCGGCAGCTCTTCCGACTTACGGAGCAGTTGATATTGTTAAAAAAATAAAAAGAAAAGACCTTGTTGATTATTACAAGAAGCATTATGTCGGCTCAAACACAGTCATCTCTATTGTAGGCGATCTTGAAAACGTGAAAGAAAAGGCTGAAGAATATTTCGGCTTAATTGAAAAAGGAGTTCCCGGCAGGAAAATAGAAATAAAAAATAAAAATAAAAGCTCCTCAATAACTGAAACAAAGCACATAAGCCATTCTTACGTTGTTTTGGGGTACAAAACAGTTGACAGGAAGAGCAGGGAAAGCTATGTTTTTGACATAATAAGGGCTGTGCTGGGAAGGGGCCAGTCAGGAAAACTGTTTGATGAGATAAGGACAAAAAGAGGCTTGGCTTATGAAGTTGGCGTGCTTAATGACAATGGAATAGACCACGGATTTTTTTCTGTTTATTTCAACTGCGGGAAAGAAAACATAGATAAGATCATAAGCATAGCAGTCGGCGAATTCAAAAAACTTCAAAATCTGGAATTAAAAGAGCTCAACGAGGCAAAAACATTTCTTGAAGGCGAGTTTATTGTGGAAAACGAGGACAGCAGGCATTATGCGGATTTCCTGAACTTTGAGAAATTCGCAGATGCGCCTGAAGATTACATCGGCGAAATAAGGAAAGTTACTTTGGCTGATGTTAAAAATGCGGCAAGAAAATACCTGACAAAAGATTATGTTTTGGCGGTTGTAAAGCAGAAATATAGCAAAGAACACAAATAA
- a CDS encoding tyrosine--tRNA ligase, whose product MDTDERLSLIKRNTEEIVTEEELRLVLEKKKKPIIYCGYEPSGPLHLGHFVTITKLIDFGKAGFDVKVLLADIHAFLNRKGGEEEIKKEVENWKKTIKAIGLDADVVLGSSFQFDKEYQLDVMRLAQASTINRGLRSMQEIARDIENATISQLLYPLMQVADIKYLNADVAEGGMEQRKVHMIGKDMMQILKHPFVAVHTPLITSLKGPGEKMSKSIPGSGIAVTDSYDEIKRVIGKAYCPEKIAKENPILQIARLIIFPRIETFEIKRPAKFGGNLELDDYKTLEDAYADGKIHPLDLKNAVTEYLETIIAPIRKNWK is encoded by the coding sequence ATGGACACTGATGAAAGATTGAGCCTGATAAAAAGAAACACAGAAGAAATAGTTACAGAAGAAGAGTTAAGGCTTGTTTTGGAAAAAAAGAAAAAGCCCATTATTTATTGCGGCTATGAGCCTTCCGGGCCTTTGCATCTTGGCCATTTTGTCACAATCACAAAGCTTATTGACTTCGGCAAGGCAGGATTTGATGTCAAAGTTTTGCTTGCCGACATACATGCATTTTTGAACAGAAAAGGCGGTGAAGAAGAGATTAAAAAAGAAGTTGAAAACTGGAAAAAAACAATCAAGGCAATTGGGTTAGATGCAGATGTTGTTCTTGGAAGCAGCTTTCAGTTTGATAAAGAATACCAGCTGGATGTAATGAGGCTTGCACAGGCTTCAACAATCAACAGAGGGTTAAGAAGCATGCAGGAGATTGCAAGGGATATTGAAAATGCCACAATCTCCCAATTATTATATCCTTTAATGCAGGTTGCTGATATAAAATATCTTAATGCAGATGTTGCAGAAGGCGGGATGGAGCAGAGAAAGGTGCATATGATCGGGAAGGATATGATGCAGATATTGAAGCATCCTTTTGTTGCTGTTCATACGCCATTGATAACTTCTTTGAAAGGCCCCGGAGAGAAGATGTCAAAATCAATTCCCGGCTCAGGCATTGCTGTTACAGACAGCTATGATGAAATAAAAAGGGTAATTGGCAAGGCATACTGCCCTGAAAAGATCGCAAAAGAAAACCCTATTCTGCAGATTGCAAGGCTGATAATATTCCCAAGAATAGAAACATTTGAAATAAAAAGGCCGGCAAAGTTCGGAGGAAATCTGGAGCTTGATGATTACAAAACTCTGGAAGATGCGTATGCTGATGGAAAGATACATCCGCTTGACCTGAAGAATGCTGTTACAGAGTATTTAGAAACAATAATTGCTCCGATAAGGAAGAACTGGAAATAA
- the cas4 gene encoding CRISPR-associated protein Cas4, translated as MLSVSSLSSYMYCPRKFYLTEVLKLVEAPKDVLVKGTIRHQVYDNINKNEESFIKAIKKDANFSILVSNYKTAYSKILRNVIISNKAMIKQVNLSMNSIFRESWPMILAESEQRALNIFSFIKKHNVFGEELWQMLTPKIMSEFRVESKRLMLKGIIDKVEDYADELVPYELKTGKCPNEGIWPGHKVQIGSYMLLLREYSNKSVKEGFIRYLDNNQLRQVTMNPFLEEDILKLRDEAFEIINSSLAPDFCENRNKCIKCSLREQCFSVNTLQKPKI; from the coding sequence ATGCTCAGTGTCAGCTCACTCTCCAGCTACATGTACTGCCCAAGGAAATTCTATCTCACAGAAGTTCTAAAGCTTGTTGAAGCTCCAAAGGATGTTCTTGTGAAAGGAACAATAAGGCATCAGGTGTATGATAACATCAACAAAAATGAGGAAAGTTTCATAAAAGCAATCAAAAAAGATGCGAATTTCAGCATCTTAGTCAGCAATTATAAAACAGCGTATTCTAAAATCCTCAGAAACGTCATAATAAGCAACAAAGCAATGATAAAACAGGTAAACCTAAGCATGAATTCCATTTTCAGGGAAAGCTGGCCAATGATTCTGGCCGAATCAGAGCAAAGGGCATTAAACATCTTTTCTTTCATAAAGAAGCACAATGTTTTTGGCGAGGAATTGTGGCAGATGCTCACTCCAAAGATAATGTCCGAATTCAGAGTGGAATCAAAAAGACTCATGCTTAAAGGCATAATTGACAAGGTAGAGGACTATGCTGACGAGTTGGTCCCCTATGAGCTTAAAACAGGGAAATGCCCGAATGAAGGCATCTGGCCTGGCCACAAGGTGCAGATTGGCAGCTACATGCTTCTGCTCAGGGAATATTCAAATAAATCAGTCAAAGAGGGATTTATACGATATCTTGACAACAATCAGCTAAGGCAGGTAACAATGAACCCTTTCCTTGAAGAGGATATACTAAAACTAAGGGACGAAGCATTTGAAATTATAAACAGCAGTCTTGCCCCGGATTTCTGCGAAAACAGGAATAAATGCATTAAATGCAGCTTAAGAGAGCAATGTTTCAGCGTAAATACGCTTCAAAAACCAAAAATTTAA
- a CDS encoding PRC-barrel domain-containing protein, with protein sequence MAEDDKKFSRQLIGKTVVSKTGKRFGEVGDIVFETRTGELIHLVLTNPTNYALKLELEKDKDSHILIPFSAVAAIGDFMVIAEEDII encoded by the coding sequence ATGGCTGAAGATGACAAAAAATTCTCAAGACAGTTGATTGGAAAGACAGTTGTTAGCAAAACAGGCAAGCGATTTGGCGAAGTCGGCGATATTGTTTTTGAGACAAGAACAGGCGAATTGATACATCTTGTCCTTACAAACCCGACAAACTACGCATTAAAGCTCGAATTGGAGAAAGACAAGGACAGCCATATTCTGATCCCATTCAGCGCAGTTGCCGCAATAGGCGACTTTATGGTTATTGCTGAAGAAGACATAATTTAA
- a CDS encoding replication factor C small subunit, with the protein MGAEEANAIWIEKYRPRNFSDMKGQKEIVKKIRAFVEQKNMPHLLFSGPAGVGKTTLALIIARQLFGDGWQNDFLELNASDERGIDIVRNKVKDFARTKAIGNVPWKIIYLDECDALTKEAQQALRRTMENFTRTTRFVLSCNYSSKIIDPIQSRCAIFRFKPLEKHDVVEIIDIVAKSENLKIDQKAKEALFEISEGDCRRVENILQSCAAIEKNITEELVYSMASVAKPKELKAALELALQNKFIDARNALLKIMLDYGLSGLDMIKQIQKEIWVLEIDDKSKVHLIDKCGEIEFRMTEGADEFVQLEALLSHFVLVGNKE; encoded by the coding sequence ATGGGGGCAGAAGAAGCTAATGCAATCTGGATCGAGAAGTATCGCCCTAGGAATTTCTCTGACATGAAAGGGCAGAAAGAGATTGTTAAAAAGATCAGGGCATTTGTTGAGCAAAAAAACATGCCTCATTTATTATTCTCAGGCCCGGCAGGAGTTGGAAAGACAACATTAGCATTGATAATTGCAAGGCAGCTTTTTGGTGACGGATGGCAGAATGATTTTCTCGAGTTAAATGCAAGTGATGAGAGGGGAATTGACATTGTCAGGAACAAAGTCAAGGATTTTGCAAGGACAAAAGCCATTGGAAACGTTCCCTGGAAGATAATTTATTTGGACGAATGTGATGCCTTGACAAAAGAGGCGCAGCAGGCATTGAGAAGAACTATGGAGAATTTTACAAGAACAACCAGATTTGTTCTCTCATGCAATTATAGCAGCAAAATTATTGATCCGATCCAGTCAAGATGCGCAATTTTCAGGTTCAAGCCATTGGAGAAGCACGATGTTGTTGAGATCATAGACATAGTTGCAAAATCTGAAAACTTAAAAATAGACCAGAAGGCAAAAGAAGCATTGTTTGAGATAAGCGAGGGAGACTGCAGGCGGGTTGAAAATATCCTGCAAAGCTGCGCAGCCATTGAAAAAAACATAACAGAAGAGCTTGTCTATTCAATGGCATCTGTTGCAAAGCCAAAAGAGCTTAAAGCTGCGCTGGAGCTCGCATTGCAAAATAAGTTTATAGATGCGAGAAATGCTTTGCTGAAAATAATGCTTGATTACGGCTTAAGCGGCCTTGACATGATAAAGCAGATCCAAAAGGAGATATGGGTTCTGGAGATAGATGACAAAAGCAAAGTCCATCTGATCGACAAATGCGGGGAAATAGAGTTCAGGATGACAGAAGGCGCTGATGAATTCGTGCAGTTAGAGGCTTTATTAAGCCATTTCGTTCTTGTTGGAAACAAAGAATAA